The stretch of DNA TGCGGCGCGCCCCGGCGGGGACCGCCACGCCGGCGCCCACGGCGGCGATGCGGCCGCCCTGGATCAGCACCGTGCCGTTGGGGATGGTGGCGCCCGAGGCGGTCACCACCCTCCCCCCCACGATGGCGATGGTCTGCGCCGCGGCCGGCGGGGCGGCGAGCCCCAGCACGGCGGCGGCGATCGTGAAGCTGCGTCTCATTGGCTGGCCTCCGCGGGGAAGAGCCCCACCTCGAAGTCGGTCTTGGGCTGGCGGCGCGGGTCGAAGCGGTCGAACATCAGCGCGCCGTCGATGTACACGCGGTCCACCCGCGCGTACACGCTGAAGGGGTTGGCCGACCAGATCACCACGTCGGCGTTCTTCCCCGGCTCCAGGGTGCCCACCCAGCGGTCGATCCCCAGCGCCCACGCCGGGTTGGCCGTCAGCCAGCGCAGCGCGTCGTTCTCGCTGACCTGGATCCCCGCCGCGCGGCCGGCCTGGATCGCCTTGGCCGCCTCCTGGTTCAGCTTCTGGATCCCCGTGGGGTCGTCGGAGTGCACGATGGCGCGCGCCCCCGCCTGGTGCACCATGGCGATGTTGGCCTTGGTGAAGTCGAGCGCCTCCATCTTGAACCCCCACCAGTCGGCCCACAGCGAGCCGCTGATCGAGTCCCGCGCCAGCAGGTCGCGGATCTTGTACGCCTCCACCCCGTGGTGGAACGAGCGGATGCGGTAGCCGAACTCGCGGGCGATGTCGATCATCTGCGCCATCTCGTCGGCGCGGTAGCAGTGGTTGTGCACCAGGATCTCGCCGCGCAGCACCCCGGCCAGCGTCTCCAGCTCCAGGTCGCGCGTGGGCGTGTCGCGCGCCTGGCGCCCGCCCGCCTCCCAGCGGTCCCACTTGTCCTGGTACTCGCGCGCCTTGATCCACGCCGCGCGGTACCCCGCCACGTTCCCCATGCGCGTGGACGGGCCGTTCCGGTTGCCGTAGACGCGCTTGGGGTTCTCGCCGCACGCCATCTTCAGCCCGTACGGCGCCCCGGGGAACTTCATCTGCTGCACCGTGCGCGCGGGGACGTTGTGCACCGTCACGCTCCGCCCGCCGAACAGGTTGGCCGAGCCGGGGAGGATCTGCAGCGTGGTGATCCCCCCTTCCAGCGCCCGCGTGAAGCCGGGGTCCTGCGGCCACACCGAGTGCTCGGCCCACACCTCGGCCGTGTTGGGGTTGGTGGCCTCGTTGCCGTCGGAGAGCGCCTCCACCCCGGGGCTCGCGTAGACGCCCAGGTGCGAGTGGGTGTCGATGATCCCCGGGGTCACGAACTTCCCCGTGGCGTCCACCACCACCGCGTCCGCGGGGGCGTCGACCGTGGCGCCCACCGCCTGGACCTTGCCGTCCACCAGCAGCACCTGGCCGCCCGGGATGATCTGCCCCGCCGCGGTCATCACCGTGCCGCCGCGGATCAGCGTGGGCTGCGAGGGGAGGGGGCGGTAGGTGGAGGGGAAGGGGTCGGCCGGCGGCAGGCGGCCGGGCGGGACCCGCGCTTCAGACCGGGGGGCCGGCTCCGACGCCGGCCGGGCCCGCTGCTGCTGCGCGCACCCCGCCGCGGCGGCCACCAGCAGCAGCGCCGACAGCGCGTGCTTCATGGGAGCTCCTCGCGTTGGGAAAGACGGACGGGAGAGAGCGGCCCCCCATCGGGGGCGCCGGGGGAGACGGCGCCAACGTAAGCCCCGCCGGGCGCCGCGCAAGGGTGAAACGCGCGTTGGCGAATACTGTATACGGTCTGTCACAGGCTGCCGTGCCCTGTCTCCCGGGCGGACAGGGGCCCGTCCCACCCGGGGGACGAACGGCGGGGGCCGGTCTCCCGCGCCGGGAGGCGAAACGCCGCATTACGTCTAGGTGATTGTCAGATTGCGACTTGGCACCGCAATTGCTCGTCACCAGGCCCGAGCGTGGGGTAGCAGTTCACCGCGACCGGAGTATCAGGCAAATGAAGACGAGCAAGCTTTCCCTCCCCGTGGCCCTGGTGCTGGCGGCCGTGGTTTCGGCCTCGCCGGTGCTGGCGCAGGGGAACAGCGGCAAGGGCCACGGCCGCGGGCACGGCAAGCAGGAGCAGCGCGACAACCGCGGCAGCCGCGACCGCGACCGCGACGACGACCGCTTCGAGCGGCGCGACGACCGCTTCCAGCGGTCCAGCACCTTCGGGGGCAACCGCTTCGAGATCTCGCGCGACCGCCGCACCCTGCTGCGCAACGGGCGCCGCGTGCCGCCGGGGTGGTGCATCGGGCGGGGCAACCCGCACAACACCCCCGAGAACTGCGGCGGCTGGCGGTACAGTCAGAACCGCAGCATCTGGGACTGGATCGGCATCGGGGACCGCGACCGCCGCGACGACCGGCGGTGGGACGACCGGCGGTGGGACAGCCGCAGCAGCAGCGGCAGCTATTCGGGCTCGCACACCGAGTTCCACCGCTACCACGACCAGCGCTGCCGCGAGCTGGCGGCGCAGGCGGGCACCAACCTCCGCCGGCTGGTGGAGATCCGCGCCACCTGCAAGGCCGAGCACGACGACTGGCACCGCCGCACCGGCACCAGCCACTGAGTCCGGCCGCAGATCGACAATCGAGAGCCCCTCTCCCGAGCCGTTCGGGAGAGGGGCTCTCTTCGTCTCGCGCACTTCGCGCTTCGCACTCGGCACCTCGCACTGCGGTTTTGGGCATGTCCCTCCGCTGCGCTCCGGGCCGGGCTGCGCGCGCGGTAGGGCACGATACGACCGTACCCAACCGCGCCGGGCCACCGCCGCCACGATACCCCCGTGGCGGCGGCGTCCCGGCCCTCCGGGCGCGCATCCCTCATGCAACCGCAACGGCCCGACGGACCCTGTTCGGCTGATCTCTGCGTCCTCAACGACACTCTGCGGAGTGGGGGATCACCCCACTTCCTTCCGCGCGGCGACGCGGGCGCCCCAGAGGAGCACCAGCGCGCCCCAGCCGAGCGCCAGGGCCACCTCCCGCGGCGGCACCGGCATGTCGGGGGCGGGGCCCAGGTGGCGGAGGTGGCCCTGCCAGTCGGCCAGGAGCCGCCCGGGAGCGGCGCCCAGCACCCGCGGCACCGCCGCCTCGAAGTCGCCGCCGCTCGTCCAGAGGGCGGCCGTCCGCTCCCGGCCGTAGCGCTCGCGCACGTACTCGCGCAGGCTGGCGCCCGCCGGGAGCCGCTCGAGCTGCGCCGGGTCCAGCGGGACCGGCAGCTCCAGCCGCGCCGGGGGCACCTCCAGGTCCCGCGGGTCCGCCGCGCGCCCGTCCGGGGCCGTGCGCACGGCCGCGCGGTGCACGCGGTCCGGGGTGAGCTCCCACCCGAAGCCGGGCGAAAGGTAGCGCTCCCCGAAGCGCCCGGGGACGCCGTACGCCAGGTAGCCGAACACGCGGGTGACGGCCCAGGGGAGACCGAGGTTGTCGCGCGCCCACCCCGCCCAGGGCGGAAGCTCGCCCAGGTCCCGCTCCGCGCCGAAGTCCGCGAAGGCCAGGTGGTAGAAATGCGCCCTCCGCCCCTCGGTGTCCATCGGGAGGCCGGCGCGCCGGTACAGCGCCTCGGCCTTCTTCGCCAGCGCGCGGGCGGGCGCCGCCTCGCCCGGGCGGTGGTGGACGACGAAGTGCTCGGTGGCCACCAGCTCCGTGTAGCGGGGCGAGGGCGCGATCAGGTCGCGCCGCTCCAGGCGCACGGTGCGCACCCCGCCCGGCTCGGCCACGCCCACCTCGACGGTGGAGCCGAGCGGGCCGGCGAGGGCGTCGACGGCCTGGGCGGTGGACCACCCGCGCACCGGCCGCCCGCCGATGGTGAGCAGCAGGTCGCCGGGCGAGAGGCGCGCCGTTCCGGGCGCCACCGCCACCACGCGCACGGCGGTGTCGCTGGCGGCCACGGTGACCCCCGGCGAGCCGGGGCGCAGCGGGAGCGTGTCGGCCGGCGCGGGCTGCGAGAGCGCGGGGGCGGCCGGCGCCAGCAGGATCGGGAGGAGAAGGATCGCGCGCATGTCAGTAGTCCACCGGCATGGGGATGTGCAGGAGCCACGACAGCGGGTTGGCGCTGCCGAGCGGGGAAGCGTCCAGGAAGCCCGCCGCCGAGAGTCCTCCCGCCACCATCATCCAGACCCAGCAGGCGGCGGCGGCCAGCGCAAGCGCCAGCCACGGGCGCTCGAAGCGCGCCGACGCCACGAAGCCGGCCGAGTAGAGGAACCAGCTCGCGAGCGCCGCCCAGGTGAGGAACGGCAGCGGGTACGCGTAGAGCCCCGCGGGGAGCGCCCCGGACAGCGCGATGCCGCCCGCCAGGAGCCCCGCGGCGCCCACCGGCACCGCCAGCCAGGCGAGCCCCGCCAGGTAGCGCATGGCGAAGTAGCGCCGGCGCGAGACGGGGAGCGACAGCGCGTACGCCCACCCGCCGCGCCGCTCGGGGTGCCAGGCGCCGACGCCCCAGCCCGCGGCGGCCGGCATGGCGGCCAGCGAGAGGAGCCCCGCCGTCAGCGCGCCGCCCGCCATCACCTTCCCGGCGCCGCCCCCGAGGCCCACCAGGTAGACTCCGGGGATGGCCAGGTAGAGCAGGGTGAGGAGCACCAGGGGCACCGCGCGCCGCTCGCGCTCGGCGCCGATCATCTCACGCAGCATGGGAGGCCTCCTTTCCGCCGCGGTCGCGCAAGAGCTCCACGTAGCTCTCTTCCAGGTCCAGGTCCACCACCTCCTTCAGCTCCACCCCGCACGCGGCCAGCGCCCCGGCCATGGCGGGCTCCCAGCCGCGCACCGCCCACACCTCCTCGCGCCCGCGCGGCTCGCGCGACAGCAGCGCGAAGGGGAGCCCGGGAGGCTCGGGGCGCGGCCCCGCGCCCACGCGCAGGCGCTTGATGGAGCCGCGGAACTCCTCGAGCGGCATCTCGGCCAGCAGCCGCCCGCCGTTCATCACCCCCACGCGGTCGGCGAACCGCTCCAGCTCGTGCACCAGGTGGCTGGAGACGAACACGGCGGCGCCGGTGTCGGCCACGTGCTCCAGGAGCAGCTCGGTGATCTCGCGCCGGGCCAGCGGGTCCAGCCCGCCGGTGGGCTCGTCCAGCACCAGCAGCGGCGGCCGGTGGGCCAGCGCCAGCAGGAGCGCGAGCCGCTCCGCCTCGCCCTTGCTGAGGTGGCGCACCGGCCGGTCGGGGCTGAGCCCCAGCCGCTCGAGGAGGGCGCTGGCGTACGCCGCGTCCCACCCCGGGTAGAACGCCGCGTGGTGCCGGAGCGCCCTCCCCACGCGCATCCAGTCGGGCACCGCCGGTCGCTCGGGGACGTAGCCGACCCGGGCGCGCGCCTCGGCCGGGTCGCGCCGGGCGTCGACGCCCATCACCTCCACCTGGCCGGCGTCGGGGCGCAGCAGGTCCAGGATCAGCCGGATGGTGGTGGTCTTCCCGGCGCCGTTGGGCCCCAGCAACCCGTAGACGGCGCCCGGGGGGACGGTGAGCGAGACATCGCGCACGGCGAAGCCGGGGCCCAGCCGCCGCGAGAGCCCGCGGGTGCGGATGGCGTCCATGGCGTCAGCCTCCGGTGGGGGCCGCGCCGCGGCGCAGGCGGCGGACGGCGGACCAGGCGAGGGCCAGGAGCGCCGCGTCGACGGCGAGCGCCGCCGCGATCCACCCGGGGGTGAGCTGGAAGGTGAGGGTGATGCCGTCCATGGTCGGTGCTCCGCGCGTTCGGGTTCGGACGATGGGTGGACGGATATCGGGTCAGTCTCCGGCCGCCGCCGCCGCGCGGGCGGTCGAGCCGGGGAGGGCGGCCAGGCACGCCTCCACGGCGCTGCGAACCTCGGCGGGGGAGAGCCCCAGCCGGAACGCCTCGGCCAGCATGCGCTCCGCGAGCTCCCGGGCCACGCGCGCCCGCTCGCCCTGCCGCCGCTCGGGGGCCATCTCGGCCACGAAGGTGCCCTGCCCGCGCTGCACGTAGGTGAGCCCCTCGCGCTCCAGCTCGCGGTACGCCTGCGCCACCGTGTTGGGGTTCACCCGCAGCTCCGAGGCGAGCTGCCGCACCGAGGGGAGCGGGTCGCCCGCCTGCAGCTCGCCGCCGGCCAGGGCCGCGCGCACCTGCCCCACGATCTGCGCGTAGATCGGGACCGGCGAGGAAGCTTCGATGGTGAAGAGCATGCGCCTTCAGGCCGCTGGTGTGTACCAGTGTACTAGCTTACCGATACACTAATACGCCTGAGCGGAGCCGTCAAGCACCTCGTATCCGGGAGGCGGGATCGCCGGACGGGAGGCGGGCGGCGGTGGGGTGGAAAGAAAGTTTGCTTGCGCGGGAGGGGGGCGGGGGACGATCTTCGCCGGGCGTCCGCCTGGTTGGGGACGCGCGATGATGCACCTCCCTTTCATTCGGCCGGTTGGGCCGCCCACGGATCAACGACGGAGCGATACCATGCCCGGGAAGAAGACTCCCATCACGACGCTCATCAAGGGCGAGGAAGGACCCGTCTACACCACGCTGGCGGTCGGCGAGGAGGAGCCGCAGCTGACCACCCTGGAGCTCGGAGAGGAAGAGGGCCGCGTCACCACCTACGTGCTGGGCGAGGAGGGCCCGGTGCTCACCACCGAGGCGGTAGGCGAGGAGGAGCCGCGGCCCACGACGGAGGCGCTCGGCGAGGAAGACCCCGGCTACGGCCACGGCCACGCGGGCTCGCCGCCGGGGCTGGCCCACGCCCCCGGCCGGCAGGACCGCCCCACCACCCTGGCGGTGGGCGAGGAGGAGCCGGGCGGCGGCGGCACGGTCGAGTCGAGGGCGGCGGGGGGCACGGAGAGGCCCACCACGATGGCGACGGGAGAGGAGAGCGGAGAAGGTCCCACCACGATGGCGACCGGGGAGGAGACCACGCTGACGCGCGACGCGTCCGCGGGCGGGGAGATGACGACGCTCGCCCTGGGCGAGGAGGACATCATCACCACGCTGGCGCTGGGCGAGGAGGGCCCGGTGCTCACCACCGACGCGCTGGGCGAGGAGGAGCCGAAGCCGACCACGCTGGCCCTGGGCGAGGAAGGCGGCGAGGTCGACCGCGCGATGCAGGCGCAGGCCCCCAACCCGTTCGGCCACTACTGAGGCCGGCGGCCCCACCCCGCGCGTGTCCGTCCGCC from Longimicrobium sp. encodes:
- a CDS encoding amidohydrolase, with protein sequence MKHALSALLLVAAAAGCAQQQRARPASEPAPRSEARVPPGRLPPADPFPSTYRPLPSQPTLIRGGTVMTAAGQIIPGGQVLLVDGKVQAVGATVDAPADAVVVDATGKFVTPGIIDTHSHLGVYASPGVEALSDGNEATNPNTAEVWAEHSVWPQDPGFTRALEGGITTLQILPGSANLFGGRSVTVHNVPARTVQQMKFPGAPYGLKMACGENPKRVYGNRNGPSTRMGNVAGYRAAWIKAREYQDKWDRWEAGGRQARDTPTRDLELETLAGVLRGEILVHNHCYRADEMAQMIDIAREFGYRIRSFHHGVEAYKIRDLLARDSISGSLWADWWGFKMEALDFTKANIAMVHQAGARAIVHSDDPTGIQKLNQEAAKAIQAGRAAGIQVSENDALRWLTANPAWALGIDRWVGTLEPGKNADVVIWSANPFSVYARVDRVYIDGALMFDRFDPRRQPKTDFEVGLFPAEASQ
- a CDS encoding ABC transporter ATP-binding protein, with product MDAIRTRGLSRRLGPGFAVRDVSLTVPPGAVYGLLGPNGAGKTTTIRLILDLLRPDAGQVEVMGVDARRDPAEARARVGYVPERPAVPDWMRVGRALRHHAAFYPGWDAAYASALLERLGLSPDRPVRHLSKGEAERLALLLALAHRPPLLVLDEPTGGLDPLARREITELLLEHVADTGAAVFVSSHLVHELERFADRVGVMNGGRLLAEMPLEEFRGSIKRLRVGAGPRPEPPGLPFALLSREPRGREEVWAVRGWEPAMAGALAACGVELKEVVDLDLEESYVELLRDRGGKEASHAA
- a CDS encoding GntR family transcriptional regulator, whose protein sequence is MLFTIEASSPVPIYAQIVGQVRAALAGGELQAGDPLPSVRQLASELRVNPNTVAQAYRELEREGLTYVQRGQGTFVAEMAPERRQGERARVARELAERMLAEAFRLGLSPAEVRSAVEACLAALPGSTARAAAAAGD